Proteins from a genomic interval of Maylandia zebra isolate NMK-2024a linkage group LG15, Mzebra_GT3a, whole genome shotgun sequence:
- the LOC101464562 gene encoding cytochrome P450 2K1 encodes MGILDVFLQSFSSAFLLGALTVILLVYFIVTPSFNSQKKQKGPPGPRPLPVLGNLLQLDLKGPYKTLLELSKKYGSVFTVYLGPKKVVVLAGYKTVKQALVDYDDVFGDRSPTKLAHELTKEHGVLWSNGDSWREMRRFALTKLRDFGMGKRACEDKIIEECQHLIEVFKKFKGEAFDTTQSINCAVSNIICSIVYGSRFEYNDPEFTSLVDRTNRFVRLSGSPSIQMYEMFPSILKWTADRNEGFKLAAANKMQNRAFFHRLKETLNPQMCRGFVDAFLVRKENLEESGITNSHFHDDNLLITVMNLFAAGTETTSTTLRWGLLLMAKYPKIQDEVQEELRRVIGDRQVQVADRKNLPFTDAVIHEIQRLSSIVPTALPHKTTRDITFQGHFIEKGTTVFPLLTSVLHDPSEWERPHSFYPAHFLDKEKKFVKRDAFIPFSAGRRICLGESLARMELFLFFTTLLQRFRFTPAPGVSEDELDLTPIVSITLSPSIHKLCAVSRM; translated from the exons ATGGGGATATTAGATGTCTTTCTCCAATCGTTCAGTTCTGCCTTCTTGTTAGGGGCACTGACAGTCATCCTCCTTGTCTATTTCATCGTCACTCCAAGCTTCAAttctcaaaaaaaacaaaagggtcCTCCAGGACCCAGACCACTACCTGTGCTGGGGAACCTGCTGCAACTGGACCTGAAAGGACCTTACAAAACATTGCTGGAG TTATCCAAGAAATATGGATCAGTCTTCACGGTCTATCTGGGACCTAAAAAGGTGGTGGTCCTAGCAGGATACAAGACAGTGAAGCAGGCACTTGTAGACTATGATGATGTGTTTGGAGACAGAAGCCCAACGAAACTTGCGCATGAATTAACCAAAGAGCATG GAGTTCTGTGGTCCAATGGTGACTCATGGAGAGAAATGAGACGCTTTGCATTGACTAAACTGAGAGACTTTGGAATGGGCAAGAGAGCATGTGAGGACAAAATAATTGAGGAATGTCAACATCTCATTGAAGTATTTAAGAAATTTAAAG GAGAAGCGTTTGATACAACCCAATCAATTAACTGTGCAGTCTCTAATATTATCTGCTCCATCGTCTATGGCAGCAGATTTGAATATAATGATCCAGAGTTTACATCGTTGGTAGATCGAACAAACAGATTTGTCAGACTCAGTGGAAGTCCCTCAATACAG ATGTATGAAATGTTTCCATCAATCCTGAAGTGGACTGCTGATAGGAACGAAGGGTTCAAACTGGCTGCTGCCAATAAAATGCAAAACCGTGCCTTCTTCCATCGTTTAAAAGAGACTCTGAACCCACAGATGTGCAGAGGCTTTGTAGACGCCTTTCTGGTCCGCAAAGAAAATCTTGAG GAATCTGGGATTACCAACAGTCACTTCCATGATGATAATCTTCTGATAACAGTCATGAATCTGTTTGCTGCCGGCACTGAGACAACATCAACTACACTGAGATGGGGACTTCTGCTAATGGCCAAATATCCGAAGATACAGG ATGAGGTCCAGGAAGAGCTGAGGAGGGTCATAGGAGATCGACAGGTGCAGGTTGCTGACAGGAAAAACCTTCCCTTCACTGACGCCGTCATCCATGAGATACAGAGACTGAGCAGCATCGTCCCCACTGCACTTCCTCACAAAACCACCCGAGACATCACTTTTCAGGGTCACTTTATTGAGAAG GGAACCACAGTGTTTCCTCTCTTGACATCTGTCCTGCATGATCCAAGTGAGTGGGAGAGGCCTCACAGCTTTTATCCTGCTCATTTCTTggacaaagagaaaaagtttGTCAAGCGAGATGCCTTCATTCCATTTTCTGCAG GTCGCAGGATTTGCCTCGGAGAGAGTCTGGCCAGGATGgagctcttcctcttcttcaccACCCTCCTGCAGCGTTTTCGTTTCACTCCTGCACCTGGAGTTTCAGAGGATGAATTAGATCTGACTCCAATTGTGAGCATTACTCTCAGCCCTTCGATTCACAAATTATGTGCTGTTTCCAGAATGTGA